In a single window of the Natrialba magadii ATCC 43099 genome:
- a CDS encoding cytochrome c oxidase subunit II: protein MNIHTYEKLWLVAAMVLIVAFIATITYGSVGLGITMVGDQQDTVEPTELDGDRFDDPRVAQVGENEYEAYVTAQIFSFQPDPVVVPENSEVTFYVTSRDVIHSFSLVGTNVNTMVIPGEVSEMAVEFDEPQEYGVVCNEYCGPGHHDMEGMVQVVPEDEFDLTELEADAPDEVETGDDIDVTATVENRQLDPIETTVALEIGNETFSEDVTIDGEETYETTFTVDSAQLGEGDHDWTVTVDDYTDSWSVTVVDELEDDDADEETNENTDADDDGDEDESDTEDESDTDENESDASGGDDE from the coding sequence ATGAATATACACACCTACGAAAAACTGTGGCTGGTTGCAGCGATGGTGTTGATCGTCGCCTTCATCGCGACGATCACGTACGGCTCAGTCGGGCTGGGAATCACGATGGTCGGCGACCAGCAGGATACGGTCGAACCGACCGAGCTCGACGGCGACCGGTTCGACGACCCACGCGTTGCACAGGTCGGCGAGAACGAGTACGAAGCCTACGTGACGGCTCAGATATTTAGTTTCCAGCCTGATCCGGTTGTCGTCCCCGAAAACAGTGAAGTGACGTTCTACGTCACGAGTCGGGACGTTATTCATAGCTTCAGCCTCGTCGGAACCAACGTCAATACGATGGTTATCCCCGGTGAGGTATCCGAGATGGCCGTCGAATTCGACGAGCCACAGGAATACGGTGTCGTCTGTAACGAGTACTGTGGCCCAGGCCACCACGACATGGAGGGGATGGTCCAGGTCGTTCCTGAAGACGAATTTGACCTAACGGAACTCGAGGCCGATGCACCCGACGAAGTCGAAACCGGTGACGATATCGATGTTACTGCGACCGTCGAGAACCGGCAACTCGATCCGATCGAGACGACAGTCGCGCTCGAAATCGGGAACGAGACGTTCAGTGAAGACGTGACGATCGACGGCGAAGAGACGTACGAGACGACGTTCACCGTCGACTCGGCACAGCTAGGCGAGGGCGACCACGATTGGACGGTGACGGTCGATGATTACACTGACAGCTGGAGTGTGACCGTGGTCGATGAACTCGAAGACGACGATGCAGACGAAGAAACCAACGAAAACACAGATGCAGACGATGACGGCGACGAGGACGAGAGCGATACCGAAGACGAAAGCGACACAGACGAGAACGAGAGCGATGCCAGCGGAGGTGACGACGAATGA
- a CDS encoding heavy metal translocating P-type ATPase: MTDQFPDHDSPSPDSVQAAGDSSSTRVSHAGDEDVPDEQPSGCTLCSLPLPSPPITASDAPGQFCCQGCLEVSRTLSTVETDADESQIDPAAIRERIADSADSGEQGDEAQTDAESASAAEANDAFLTVEGMHCSTCEVFLESVAESNDGILAAEASYATETVRLAYDPETVESGELPELISGYGYAARERGTADDESDAANQALVKFLIGGGLFGMMVMVWYAVFLYPTYFGYDPVVDFGSYDGYYLAVNIWLMTTFVLFYTGYPILRGALVSLRAGHPNMDLLVTTAAVGSYSYSTLAMTLGRTDLYFDVTVAVILAVTAGTYYEERIKRRAAGLLSDLTEQQVDEARRVDGETVALESVEPGDHLLVRPGERVPLDGQLQEGTAAVDESLVTGESLPVQKEPGDELQGGTVVTDAPVVLEVGADATSTLDRLVSLLWSIQSARPGVQRLADKLATIFVPLVLILATGATGVLLATGSSISEALLVGLTVVIVSCPCALGLATPLAIASGVQSAAKRGIVVAAETIFEDAPDVDVVVLDKTGTLTTGSMTVASIQTIAGVDSSALHRRAAAVEALSEHPIAEAIVSDAPAGDSDDHARAAVAEFERNQRGVSGLVDGERVTVGHPDYLRDRGHELPSTLEEVVEEARTAGDVPVAVGWDGCVQGVLVVGDAPREEWREAVNLLADGREVIVLTGDDGGAADRFREVTGVDEVFAGVPPAAKAETIRRLQSRGTVAMVGDGSNDAPALAAADIGIAMGSATKIATDAADAVIVSNDLAAVPDTFDLAAGTHSRIRQNLGWAFVYNAIAIPLALTGLLNPLFAALAMAASSALVVINSARSL; the protein is encoded by the coding sequence ATGACCGATCAGTTCCCTGACCACGACTCGCCCTCCCCGGATTCCGTGCAGGCAGCCGGTGACTCTTCGTCTACTCGAGTCTCCCACGCCGGCGACGAGGACGTTCCCGACGAGCAGCCAAGTGGCTGTACCCTCTGCTCACTGCCGCTTCCGTCTCCCCCGATTACTGCATCCGATGCCCCGGGGCAATTCTGCTGTCAGGGCTGTCTCGAGGTTTCACGGACACTCTCGACGGTCGAAACCGATGCGGACGAGTCACAGATCGACCCAGCAGCCATTCGGGAGCGGATTGCTGACAGTGCCGACTCTGGCGAACAGGGCGACGAAGCACAGACCGACGCGGAGTCAGCGTCAGCAGCCGAGGCCAACGATGCGTTCCTGACCGTCGAAGGAATGCACTGCTCGACGTGCGAGGTATTCCTCGAGTCGGTTGCCGAATCGAACGACGGCATCCTCGCGGCTGAAGCCAGTTACGCAACCGAGACGGTTCGGCTCGCGTACGATCCGGAGACGGTCGAGTCGGGCGAGCTCCCCGAGTTGATTTCCGGGTACGGCTACGCCGCACGCGAACGCGGCACGGCCGACGACGAGTCGGATGCAGCCAACCAGGCGCTCGTGAAGTTCCTGATCGGTGGCGGACTCTTTGGGATGATGGTGATGGTGTGGTACGCCGTCTTTCTCTACCCCACCTACTTCGGCTACGACCCGGTCGTCGACTTCGGCAGCTACGACGGCTACTACCTCGCGGTCAACATCTGGCTGATGACCACGTTCGTCCTCTTCTATACTGGGTATCCGATCCTGCGAGGGGCGCTCGTGAGCCTCAGAGCAGGTCATCCGAACATGGACCTGCTCGTCACGACCGCTGCGGTCGGCTCCTACAGCTACAGCACCCTCGCCATGACGCTCGGCCGAACGGACCTCTACTTCGACGTTACCGTCGCCGTCATCCTCGCTGTCACCGCCGGCACGTACTACGAGGAGCGGATCAAACGCCGCGCCGCGGGCCTCCTCTCTGATCTCACCGAACAGCAGGTCGACGAGGCTCGTCGGGTGGACGGCGAAACGGTTGCACTCGAGTCCGTCGAGCCAGGCGACCACCTTCTGGTCCGTCCCGGAGAACGTGTCCCTCTCGACGGTCAGTTGCAAGAGGGGACGGCCGCCGTCGACGAATCGCTGGTCACGGGTGAGTCACTCCCCGTCCAGAAGGAACCGGGTGATGAGTTACAGGGCGGAACAGTCGTTACCGACGCGCCGGTCGTCCTCGAGGTCGGTGCCGACGCGACGAGTACGCTCGATCGACTCGTCTCGCTGCTGTGGTCCATCCAGAGCGCCCGGCCCGGCGTGCAGCGCCTCGCCGACAAGTTAGCGACAATTTTCGTCCCGCTCGTACTCATTCTGGCGACCGGTGCGACTGGCGTGTTGCTCGCCACTGGATCCTCGATCTCGGAGGCACTGCTCGTCGGCTTGACCGTCGTTATCGTCTCCTGTCCCTGTGCGCTGGGGCTTGCGACCCCGCTTGCAATCGCGTCGGGCGTCCAATCCGCCGCAAAGCGCGGCATCGTCGTCGCTGCAGAGACGATTTTCGAGGACGCTCCTGACGTCGACGTCGTCGTCCTCGACAAGACGGGGACGCTCACGACCGGCTCGATGACGGTCGCATCTATTCAGACGATAGCCGGGGTCGACTCGAGTGCACTCCATCGCCGGGCGGCTGCGGTCGAAGCGCTCTCCGAGCATCCTATCGCGGAGGCCATCGTTTCGGACGCGCCAGCAGGGGACTCGGACGACCACGCGAGAGCGGCGGTTGCGGAGTTCGAGCGCAATCAACGGGGAGTGAGCGGTCTCGTCGACGGCGAGCGGGTCACTGTCGGCCACCCCGACTACCTTCGAGATCGCGGCCACGAACTTCCCTCGACCCTCGAGGAGGTCGTCGAAGAGGCCCGGACAGCAGGGGACGTTCCGGTCGCAGTCGGCTGGGATGGTTGCGTCCAGGGAGTGCTCGTCGTCGGTGACGCGCCGCGTGAGGAGTGGCGGGAAGCAGTCAACTTGCTCGCGGACGGTCGTGAGGTCATCGTCCTGACCGGAGACGACGGCGGCGCGGCTGACCGATTCCGCGAGGTTACTGGGGTCGACGAGGTGTTTGCCGGCGTGCCGCCGGCGGCTAAAGCCGAGACGATTCGTCGTCTCCAATCGAGAGGAACGGTTGCGATGGTCGGCGACGGGAGCAACGATGCACCGGCGCTCGCCGCTGCAGACATCGGCATTGCGATGGGGAGCGCGACGAAAATTGCGACTGACGCGGCGGATGCGGTGATCGTCAGCAACGACCTTGCGGCCGTTCCCGACACGTTCGATCTGGCTGCGGGGACACACAGCCGGATCCGACAGAATCTCGGCTGGGCGTTCGTCTACAACGCGATTGCTATTCCGCTCGCTTTGACAGGGCTGTTGAATCCACTCTTTGCTGCGCTGGCGATGGCTGCCAGTAGCGCACTCGTCGTGATCAATTCGGCGCGCTCGCTCTGA
- a CDS encoding M24 family metallopeptidase, with amino-acid sequence MSRDIFDDAEYERRLDRTKTRLREENLDAIVVTDPANMNYLTGYDGWSFYVHQAVVVTTDRDEPVWVGRGMDADGARATTSLSEESIRAYSDDHVHSPYDLHPMDYVAGVLEELDVAEGRIGLEMDAAYFTAKSYTRLQQNLPDADFEDTTLLVGWVRVKKSDQELEYMREAAQISETAMQAGLDAIEAGVPEYEAAAAIYDALISGTDEFGGDYPSIVPLMPSGDHTGTPHLTWTDRPFEEGDPVIIELSGCRHRYHSPLARTTFVGEPPAELERTAEIVNEGIQAALDVAEPGVTCEDVEKAWRETIAKYDIEKEDRIGYSVGLGYPPDWGEHTASIRPGDETVLEENMTFHMIPGIWTEDIGMETSETFRVTSNGVETLADFPRKLFTA; translated from the coding sequence ATGTCCCGAGATATCTTCGACGACGCCGAATACGAACGCCGACTCGACCGGACGAAAACGCGATTGCGCGAGGAAAACCTCGACGCCATCGTCGTCACGGATCCGGCCAACATGAACTATCTCACCGGCTACGACGGCTGGTCGTTCTACGTCCACCAGGCCGTCGTCGTCACGACCGACCGCGACGAACCCGTCTGGGTCGGCCGGGGGATGGACGCCGACGGTGCACGAGCGACGACGTCCCTTTCCGAAGAGAGCATCCGCGCCTACAGCGACGACCACGTCCACTCACCGTACGACCTCCACCCGATGGACTACGTCGCAGGCGTCCTCGAGGAACTCGACGTTGCCGAGGGCCGCATCGGTCTCGAGATGGACGCCGCCTACTTCACCGCGAAATCCTACACGCGCCTCCAGCAGAACCTCCCCGACGCCGACTTCGAGGACACGACTCTCCTCGTCGGCTGGGTCCGAGTCAAAAAATCCGACCAGGAACTCGAGTACATGCGCGAGGCGGCCCAGATTTCTGAAACCGCGATGCAGGCTGGCCTCGACGCGATCGAGGCGGGGGTGCCGGAGTACGAGGCCGCAGCGGCGATTTACGACGCGCTGATTTCGGGCACCGACGAGTTCGGCGGCGACTATCCCTCTATCGTCCCGTTGATGCCGTCTGGTGATCACACGGGCACACCACATCTGACCTGGACTGACCGGCCGTTCGAGGAGGGCGACCCGGTCATCATCGAACTCTCGGGCTGTCGCCATCGCTACCATTCGCCACTTGCACGGACGACGTTCGTTGGCGAGCCGCCGGCCGAACTCGAACGCACTGCGGAGATCGTCAACGAAGGCATTCAGGCTGCCCTCGACGTCGCCGAACCGGGCGTTACCTGTGAGGACGTCGAGAAAGCCTGGCGCGAGACGATTGCGAAGTACGACATCGAGAAAGAGGACCGAATCGGCTACTCGGTGGGGCTTGGTTACCCGCCGGACTGGGGCGAACACACTGCGAGTATCCGCCCCGGCGACGAGACGGTACTCGAGGAGAACATGACGTTCCACATGATCCCGGGTATCTGGACGGAAGACATCGGGATGGAGACCAGCGAGACGTTCCGGGTGACGAGCAACGGAGTCGAAACACTTGCGGACTTCCCGCGAAAACTGTTCACTGCGTAA